The Salvia miltiorrhiza cultivar Shanhuang (shh) chromosome 2, IMPLAD_Smil_shh, whole genome shotgun sequence DNA window TCGAATTTGGACGGATTAAACACTGGTTAAATCATAATTGAGTCATCAAACATTAATTCGTCCTATTATATTTTACAGTATATTGTTATTATCGCATGACTACCCATGCAACCTGTAACACGattcaaaaatttaattaagaacCTAACTGGACCAATTAAAGTTTTGATTTAGGTATgcattattatattaaaaatttatactatttcagaaaaaaaaaaaaaactgactgTTTAATTTGTAAAGTGTATTTGGATAGAATTGTCCAAGtatcattattttaatgaaGCATGCATGCGTATCTTTAAAGCATGTGGTCCATATCCAAGACTATGTCAATAACTATACATAGACCAGTCAAATCAGGGTTTAACTTGCCTAACCCATTTCCCTAAtcacaatttaatttttttttcatgattgATATGCATGAATTAGTGTATCTATAAATATGTTTATGGATATAATCATTTATAAAGAGTACATTCAGttgtttaatactccctccgtcccaccgagcttgagtcgtattccttttcgggttgtcccatcgagcttgagtcatttctttttttttttggcaaaaactAGGCAATTTAAAGCACTAATTTACAAAACTAATTGCATcccttattacattctctctcctattttatcactttattaccttctctcttctATTTTATCACTACTTTATTACtctttattacattttctctcctactttatcacgtTTATACTATACACTTACAACACTaattaatctacaacttcttaattctcgtgcccaaaagaaacgcctcaagctcggcgggacggagggagttaCAATATATGTCAATTCACTATTGTATATTGACAAACATATATGGATTCCCTGTAGTGTAGGGTGATCACAATTGTTTGAGAGAAAAtcaattaaatttgaaataaattatttgtaTCATAATTAATTTCATTATATTCTGAAGCATTAATTGCGCTTGTTTCGATgtaaattcaaagaaaatgaGACATGTCACATTGTTAATGCAAATAGGAGCATAGAATATCAAAGAGGGGCACGGCTTTGGACTCGAACTTGATAGGAATtcataagaagaaaaaaaaagcgtGGATTGCATGTActaatttttttgtttcaaCGAATTTACGCACATGcatgtatatatgtgtgttgGAGAACGAAAACTAACAAAATTGAATATACTAAATAAGACTAGAATAATATAATTCCATTtctgaaattaaaattttgattagtTCAAGTTATAAAGGGAGAAAAACCTTAGAAAAATCACTGTCCagaatattacaataattagcATATAGTTTACCGTTAGATCAAACATTTATGCAAGTTGAATAAATTTAAGAAAGCTACATTTTTCATGAGTAATAGTATTGATTATTACTTACTCTTCAATGACCTTCTCGATCGATGATGAATTAACTTTCAGCAACGTTTAATAGAAATGGAAAACGGAATTTGAAGCAGTCATAACTGTGACAATATGCATCAATAAATTCATAAAGTTATTCAAAAGTCATATGAATTTTTTTAGTATGGCCGCACAAGAAATAGAGAGGATTTTTTGGgggttaattgtagtttatgaCTCGAATTTTGGAATTATTTGTAAATATGGTctgattttaaaaaatgttaaaaaataatctgaactttgaagtcatttgcaaaaatgacccgaactttaaaaaatatggaACAATGGCATGTactttggagtcatttgtaaaaatgacctgAATTTcggagtcatttgtaaaaatagcacGAGCtttaaaaatactaaaaaatgGCATTAATTTTGAAGTTATTTATAAAAATGGCAAGgactttattaaatataaaaaaaggcctcaacttttaaaaaatgtataaaaataGTTTGAGCTTACATTTTCGGTTTCGAATTATGACAATGTTTAAAGTTCGACATTGGTGTGAAAATtatgtgaaaattataaattcacttGGAATATTCATAAGAAAGTATAATAATTCTCTTCTCATATGAATTTTAATCTCGCACAGATAATTTTTCTCTCGTAAAATATTATTGACaacacgaattttttaaaattcgagtTCATAAAATCCTAATTACGCATAGGCAACGAATTTTCACATACTTTTCATATCAACTTCGGACCTTCTACGTCGTCATAATTAAAgtcatttttttgtatttgtgAAAGATCAAgtcattttagatttttttaaagttcatgtcatttttagaaatcttaaaaatataaattattttttgtattttttaaagttcaaaccatttttacaaatcttcaaaatacaaattatttttgtatttgttaAAGAACatgccatttttacaaatgacaccaaagttcaggccatttttacaaatgactccaaaGCTCATGCCATTTTTCTGTACTTTTTAAAGTTTggatcatttttacaaatgacttcaatGTTCTGGCTATTTTTCTGTATATTTTTTAAGTTCGGGctatatttataaatgactcTAAAGTTCGAgccataaactacaattaaccctttttttagTTTATGAGAACTATAATCGTGTGTAGAAGCATATAAACAACAAGAACGAATAAATTACATTTGAAAAATCAGGTGTGACAAACTCATATCTATCAAAGTGTTATTGAAACTAATCGACTCTAAAATCTAtgtcttaaaaaaaatattcattgtACCACTAAGTCATCCCAAGAGGACAAAGAATCTCAAGAGCAATGTAGGTGTATTGACATAGTATGACTTAATGGTAGACCTGATTAATTTTTGAAGTTCAAAATCTCAAGTTCAAATCTACGGGTATCATGAATTTAAAAAGTTATGTTTATTCAACCCTGATTGTCGCGCTTGCCCAACCCTAATGCTCAAATCTCAGTGTAGCCCACTCATTCTCACCTTCCCCTTCCAGCGCTCCTCCCGCCTATACGAGGCTAGTTGTGCTGCCCTCCCCGTTCCGTAAGCCGCCGCACTGTCAGAGCCCTAGATACCTTGTGCCGCTTCTCCCCACCCTAACAGAGATTCcccctcccaaaaaaaaaaaaaaaccctccCAAATTTCCCTAGTCGCTCGCTCCCCCTCCCAACAATTTTACCAGCCGCCACTGGGCAGCATGCTTCTATCTTTCCCACCTCTCCGCGTTGCCGCCCTCGTCGTGGGCCTTTGGTTCTCCCACCTCCTTGCCGCTACATCCCTTCTCTCACCCTcacggttctctctctctctccatcacAGCCTCGCCGCCTTGATTATCTAGTGTCGCTGCCGCCATTTCccaatgatattaattaagtattACACATTTTTACATTGTTATACACTTTTTACATTATTACACGAAATTGTGAAAATTGTGTAACAATGTAAagcaaaagtgtgtaataatataatttacatACTATATAAGAGTATGATTAGAAATGTTATTATCtctataatttttattagtatGGCTAGAATTTCTACGACCAAAAGATTTTGGCTACATTAGGGTGCTAAAACATAAATGAAAGTTTAGATAGTTTTTGAAAATTGCTAGACTCTTCATTTTTACCCCATGTACAACCTACAAAACCCATTAGTTTAGCTTTGGTTTTCATTAGATCAAACAAAATAACTTAAATAGGTTTctttgggaaaaaaaaaaacttaaatagGTGAACATgtaataattatgattaattaattatgagtCTCAATACTATGCATCCAGCTTGGTGTTAATTTTGTACAATAAAAAATTGCATAAGCGTGTTTGAAGGATTAAACATTGCAAAAAATTAGTGTGTatgtattatatttaaatttatgtatgtGAGGAGAAGAGAGTCGAATCGTTCAAATGAAATCTTGGCCCATTTTTTCTCCAATATTCCCCAGTATTTTCAAGAGTCCAAACCACGGTTTTCAAGAGTCAAACTCGTCAAATAAACCTATATATAAACACACCCTACGTCGCTTAATTATCTAGTAGTACAACACTAAATTAAActttgccaaaaaagaaaagaaaagaatttcaatAAACAAAGTACCAAATACTACACATatccaacaataataataacccCTATTTTTGGCATGCAACGTTCATACTCCGCCAGATTCAAAGCCATCTCCGGCCAACTCAGGCGCGGCCGCGGGAGCCAGGAGGCGCCCTGCGATGTGTTCATCAACCACCGTGGGGTGGACACAAAGCGGAATGTGGCAGGGCTCCTCTACTACCACCTCCTCGGCCTCCGCCTCCGGCCATTCTTGGACAGCAAGAGCATGAAGCCCGGCGAAAAGCTCTCCGAGAAGATCCCTGCAGCCATACAGGGATGCAAGGTCGGGGTGGCCGTGTTCTCTCCGATGTATTGCGACTCATATTTTTGCCTGCACGAGTTGAGTTTGATGGTGGAGAGGGAGAAAAGGGTCGTCCCAATTTTTTGTGACGTGAAACCCTCGGAGCTCCGGGTCAAGGACGACGGGTCTTGCCCTGGCTCGGAGCTCCACAGGTTCCGCTCGGCTTTGGAAGATGCCAAGTGTACGGTTGGACTAACGTTCGATACTATTAGAGGGTATGCTTCtatgcacatatatatatatgtatatatatatttctttaatcaaCACAAGAGTAATTCAACTCGGaatcaactttttttttaattcattcgGGCCTGCCTTTAACTTAGGACTTTGATTCAATTAAATGAGTCTTTGATTAATTTATCGGACCAAATTAATACTATTTCAATATAATTTGCTTTATTAAGGTTTAGGTTTGTTGCAAGCAGCAAATTGTTGAGTCTAGTAGGAATTATCGAATGATATTTTGACAGCTTATCTCACTCCATCACTAATTAGATAGAAacccttattttattttatttttaaaatttcaatagatatgagattttttttttttaattctggTTTGAAACTACtgttatatatgtatttttggttttctttttgtttgattCAACCGGATATCAGGATATATGCACCCTTTATACAAAATTTTCCTGAACTAATTATATTGCATATTTGCATGCACTAGTGGTGTGTGTTTGTattaagttttaattaattctcGTGATTGTACAGACAAGTTTCAAGTTTGTTTCCATTTCCTTGAACATTATAAAAAACCAGACAAGGTCTTATTggtaaaataaatttgaaatgttGCTGAATATTCAATATGATTATAATTGTTTCCATTTCCTTGAAAAAAGCCAattcaatttgaaatttgaaattttgcTGTATATtcgaagatatatatatatatatacactcaCACACATGACACATTGATTGAAATTCAAGGTCAACGTATTATTATTTGTAGCCTAGAAGCTGAATTatgacatataaatatatcacaaaacttgcGTTAAATATCCTTTTAAGGGTCAAAATTTGTCCGGCTATGCtcatattaattaatatctaaATTTATATAAGATGACATAGTTATAAGATCTTATTGATGTTTTTGTGGTGATTAATGATTATAGATCCGAATATTGATCTAGAATTATGAGTAGTTTGATATATGTGAATGTAGCTTTATCTAAGATTAATCATGTATGTGCATAGGGATTGGTCGGAATTTCTCGAAAGCGCAGGGGATACGGTGATCAAGAATTTGATAGAAGTTGACGAGGAGAGCATTAACGATATAACACAAAAACTTGTGTAACATCGTCTTACTAGTCTATGAGACAGGTTAAGATTCAGAAAATTCAAACTTCATCCGTTCAcgaaaaaatatatactaataattacCTTATTAGATATCCATATATTATAGTAGTATTTCTTTTTTAGGAATGAATCTCTCCTTATATTTCAAtcttatttatcaaaaaattaaaactcaCACTCAATTCAACCCACACCACTCATTTTTACATGATGATACTCTTTATATCCACTAAACACACATATAcgaactattttattaaaaattatactaaaCCCAATGTTGTATACTCCTTGTGAAAGGACATAGTAATATTTAATggtatatttgtaattttgctaatattttaaattacaaatatatcatTAGTTATGGATGTAAATCTGAATCTTGACCTATTCCACGTTGAAACAGTCTTACACAATACCTTTAGAATTGGACATTAACCTTTttaccgcttgaccaacacacgcacactctcTTTCTCCGTTTTCTTTCATCTCTTTAATTAGTCTGTGGGTGCATGAAGGGCAGGAATTTGAGAGGGTGAGGAATGCCATTTGGAAACAGATCGGATTAGAGGATTAGCCAATTCTAAGCTACTGTGATTAAATTTCATGACAACAATACCCTCTGATTTTTGGAGTGCTGTATTTTTTTGCTAGCTTTGAGCTTATAGGATTGTACGTACTACTGATTGATCATTGTTATGGATGTATGACATGTAGAAAATTGGTTATTGAGTTTACCAATATTTGACTAATTTTTTAGTaccgaaaatatttaatttaatagaattaaatggCACATGATTGATCTACAtttcgagtagatgatcgtagtatatttatttactcaaaaccgatctTCGGTGagtgaaaaataattaattaagattgggtacttgaaacatggagTTGTGGGAAAGTGATAAGCATTAAAGAGATATTAATGCTTATCTCACATTGATTTGtggataataattattacagtatataagttattacatcagTACATATAATAAAACTATGTGCACAAGTGatgggttgcaaagcccacacgtacgcgccgctgccgccgcccgCCGGCCTCGGCTCTCGGCACCCTGGCCTCGACCGTGGACTTGGACTTGGatttggcaattggtctttaGGCCTAACCTTAGCTCCCAACGAACTTATTATTTTGGACCACCGATTTCTCAACCCAATAGAACGAGGCCCATTTCGTTTGGGCCCATACGTGCACACGGTGCCTGGTGTTACACTAGTAACTCCCCAACAACATTTGAATCTCTCTTAATGGGAGTTAAGGTTGCACGCTCCCCCATGGGTGGattgtgcctataaataggataGCCTGGAATCTTGTATTCTAGCATTCCAAGCACTCTCTGCATTCATATAGTCCAGAGCTCTGTCATCGCCTCATTTCAGTTCGTCGAAGCTCGTTGGTCTGCAGTGCTGCTACCCACGcgacgaagccgtttcatctttggagACGACGCGTCCAAACCGTGAGCACTACCTGGACGTATCTCGTCTTGCAGATAGAGGATTCTCTCTCACTCAGCCTATTGTTTTTCCTAGTTTCTCTttttgtaatttcaatacagtttATTTTCCTGTATTCTGATCTTCTACATTTTCTATTACATTTGTAATCGCCCGCAAGATTTATTTCCTACATGACATATGGATCTTACGTTTTGGTTTTGGGTTAATGGAGAAATTTTGTGTGCCATTCTTCCACAGTAGCTTttcattaattatgtttattatatatatatatatatatatatatatatatatatatgtagggttAGCTTCTATGGAGACACAATATTAGATGGAGAAGACGCAATCTGGTTCGTTAGATCAAAGGctgagattagaagttaatataattaaaattggtaagattcatatatccctaaaattactcactttccattctctctccctcatctctctctctcttgtcccctctctcctctctctctctctcctctctctctgtAAATTCTGTCGCCTCATTCCTCTTCTCTGGCGAATGTTCAAGGTACGGAGAAGGGGCGGTGGCCGgagttcagaagttcaatacCATAAATTCAAAAGTTCACAGAATTATATgtataagttcaataaaattatctgTAAAATCTGCCGCCCCCTTCCTCTTCTCCGGAGAATGTTCAATGTACGGAGAAGGGGGCGGCGACCGGAGTTCAGAATACCAGAAAATAAAAAGTTCACagaaatatactccctccgtcccgcccaagatgctacatatttctttttgggccgtcccaacgaagatgctacatgtCTAT harbors:
- the LOC131013415 gene encoding probable 2' cyclic ADP-D-ribose synthase BdTIR; translation: MQRSYSARFKAISGQLRRGRGSQEAPCDVFINHRGVDTKRNVAGLLYYHLLGLRLRPFLDSKSMKPGEKLSEKIPAAIQGCKVGVAVFSPMYCDSYFCLHELSLMVEREKRVVPIFCDVKPSELRVKDDGSCPGSELHRFRSALEDAKCTVGLTFDTIRGDWSEFLESAGDTVIKNLIEVDEESINDITQKLV